A single window of Salvia splendens isolate huo1 chromosome 8, SspV2, whole genome shotgun sequence DNA harbors:
- the LOC121743317 gene encoding NDR1/HIN1-like protein 12 — translation MTAKDCGHEDDERKKLHRRLLTASLAFLLLILFLILLIWLILQPSKPAFLLQDATVFAFNLSAANTLTTTIQVTLAARNSNQRIGIYYDRVDVYAAYHGQQITLPTLLPPTYQGHKDSAVWSPFLYGDAVPVAPELGVALGQDQIAGTLMVNIRVRGRIRWKVGTFVSGGYHLYVNCLAFINSGGRSVGIGGGGEVAVKYQLVMDCHVDV, via the exons ATGACGGCCAAGGACTGCGGCCACGAAGACGACGAGCGCAAGAAGCTCCACCGCCGCCTCCTCACCGCCTCCCTTGccttcctcctcctcatcctcttcctcatcctcctcaTCTGGCTCATCCTCCAGCCCTCCAAACCCGCCTTCCTCCTCCAAGACGCCACCGTCTTCGCCTTCAACCTCTCCGCCGCCAACACCCTCACCACCACCATACAG GTCACCCTCGCGGCCCGCAACTCCAACCAGCGGATCGGGATCTACTACGACCGCGTCGACGTCTACGCGGCCTACCACGGCCAGCAGATCACGCTCCCCACGCTCCTCCCGCCGACCTACCAGGGCCACAAGGACTCCGCCGTGTGGTCGCCGTTTCTGTACGGCGACGCCGTGCCGGTGGCGCCGGAGCTCGGCGTGGCGCTCGGCCAGGACCAGATCGCCGGCACGCTCATGGTGAACATCAGAGTTCGAGGCAGGATTAGGTGGAAGGTGGGGACGTTTGTCTCCGGCGGGTACCATTTGTATGTGAATTGTCTCGCCTTTATAAACTCCGGCGGGCGGAGTGTCGGgatcggcggcggcggagaggtgGCGGTTAAGTATCAGTTGGTTATGGATTGCCATGTTGATGTGTGA
- the LOC121744235 gene encoding uncharacterized protein LOC121744235, translating into MFTRALNVFKPSAATPPPDLENPLLPATNAAARFPNRRCDWLVPLLIFLVILVTAFYCFAKDVNEAYNNAYNNPEFRLDPVVVSSFNVAKAFHKATAWEATLSLEGNFKKLDLRYEVPRLWIYSGDEGSVSMTSPSLKYSRDGKKLILRGVFGMEEDVENRVVNLDMVMESNTLRIVKMHSSKVEIKSFLMIICEDLKIEFDPLTKRYGTLTESGKSCRVQVCPIEPHPLYDGVDKCNSS; encoded by the exons ATGTTCACACGTGCGTTGAACGTGTTCAAACCCTCCGCCGCCACTCCGCCTCCGGACCTCGAAAACCCTCTCCTGCCGGCGACAAACGCCGCCGCCAGGTTTCCCAACCGCCGATGTGATTGGCTCGTGCCGCTCCTAATCTTCCTCGTAATATTAGTTACAGCCTTTTATTGCTTCGCGAAGGATGTCAATGAAGCCTACAACAACGCCTACAACAACCCTGAATTCAGACTAGACCCCGTGGTTGTCTCCTCGTTCAACGTGGCCAAGGCCTTCCACAAGGCGACCGCGTGGGAGGCCACGCTGTCGCTTGAGGGGAATTTCAAGAAGCTGGACCTCAG GTACGAGGTCCCGCGTCTCTGGATATACTCTGGGGACGAGGGGTCAGTGTCCATGACGTCCCCTTCCCTGAAGTATAGCCGAGATGGCAAGAAGTTGATCCTCCGTGGCGTGTTTGGTATGGAGGAGGACGTCGAGAACCGGGTGGTGAATCTTGATATGGTGATGGAATCCAACACGTTGCGAATTGTCAAGATGCACTCGTCCAAGGTTGAGATCAAGTCCTTTTTGATGATCATTTGTGAGGATTTGAAGATTGAGTTTGACCCTTTGACTAAGAGATATGGAACGTTGACCGAAAGTGGTAAGAGTTGTCGTGTTCAAGTTTGCCCTATTGAACCACACCCATTGTATGACGGAGTTGATAAATGTAATTCTTCATAG
- the LOC121743161 gene encoding serine/threonine-protein kinase Nek5-like, translating to MESKMDHYEIMEQIGRGAFGAAILVNHKLERKKYVLKKIRLARQTERCRRSAHQEMALIARLQHPFIVEFKEAWVEKGCFVCIVTGYCEGGDMAELMKKANGQYFPEEKLLKWFTQLLLAVEYLHSGFVLHRDLKCSNIFLTKDQDIRLGDFGLAKTLKADDLTSSVVGTPNYMCPELLADIPYGLKSDIWSLGCCMYEMAAHRRAFKASDMAGLISKINRSAIGPLPLCYSPSLKMLIKSMLRKNPEQRASASELLKHPFLQPYVAEYRQSYTAPTKHIFSANEHRGDMVESESSSSSSSRSDRESLMASEIQEEIAETHVCVQLQSRDGLQGNNTSPANTKEAERGDVPKQPRVIKNIIKALKEGKGREITSSKHQVKARHEVTTTPSSAPAKLVSDAEPSCKRALDRTSSFHARMRQPGRDTDKATECDQHAKSLHFRDEILQHCRNSQNAASSARGIELGHNVRTPSSSKPHKNSEDSACGEEMRCALRMEIPSPNLTSDEEVLVSPATDASSSVTICRAESDSLGSAQANAPEEAGSDAKSFSERADALEGLLELCADLLEQSKLEELAVVLKPFGKEKVSPRDTAMWLAKSLKGMMIEDSGRLA from the exons ATGGAGTCAAAAATGGATCATTATGAGATCATGGAGCAGATTGGGCGTGGAGCTTTTGGTGCAGCCATTTTGGTTAATCACAAGCTggaaaggaaaaa GTATGTGCTGAAGAAGATTCGATTAGCTAGACAAACAGAACGTTGCAGGAGATCAGCTCATCAAGAG ATGGCCCTGATTGCTCGGCTGCAGCACCCATTCATCGTCGAGTTCAAGGAAGCTTGGGTGGAGAAG GGTTGCTTTGTTTGCATAGTTACTGGATATTGTGAAGGTGGTGACAT GGCTGAGCTTATGAAGAAAGCCAATGGCCAATACTTTCCTGAGGAG AAACTGTTGAAGTGGTTCACTCAGCTATTATTGGCAGTCGAGTATCTTCATTCTGGTTTTGTTCTCCACCGGGACCTCAAA TGCTCAAACATCTTTCTCACCAAAGATCAAGATATTCGTCTGG GGGATTTCGGGCTTGCTAAAACTTTGAAAGCTGATGATTTGACTTCTTCA GTTGTCGGAACTCCGAATTACATGTGCCCTGAACTACTTGCTGATATTCCTTATGGTTTGAAATCTGATATATGGTCCCTTG GTTGCTGCATGTACGAAATGGCTGCTCATCGTCGTGCATTCAAGGCTTCT GATATGGCTGGCTTAATAAGCAAGATTAACCGATCAGCCATTGGCCCGTTGCCTCTTTGTTACTCCCCGTCCCT GAAAATGCTCATCAAAAGCATGCTGCGTAAAAATCCCGAGCAACGGGCCAGT GCGTCTGAGCTGTTGAAGCACCCGTTTCTGCAACCTTACGTTGCTGAGTACCGTCAATCTTACACTGCTCCTACAAAACATATTTTTTCGGCTAACGAACATCGTGGGGATATGGTTGAAAGCgaaagcagcagcagcagcagttcACGCAGCGACAGAGAGAGCCTTATGGCGAGCGAGATTCAAGAAGAGATTGCTGAAACTCATGTCTGTGTGCAGCTTCAGTCGAGAGATGGCCTACAGGGAAACAATACGTCGCCTGCAAACACCAAGGAAGCTGAGAGGGGCGACGTGCCAAAGCAGCCGAGGGTCATCAAGAACATCATAAAGGCTTTAAAAGAAGGCAAAGGCAGAGAAATTACTTCTTCGAAGCATCAG GTGAAAGCCAGACATGAAGTAACCACCACACCTTCCTCTGCTCCTGCGAAGCTTGTTTCTGATGCAGAGCCCTCTTGTAAACGAGCACTCGACAGAACTTCTTCGTTTCATGCTCGGATGAGACAGCCGGGACGCGACACAGATAAAGCAACGGAATGTGATCAACACGCCAAATCATTGCATTTCCGGGACGAAATCTTGCAGCATTGTAGGAACAGTCAAAACGCAGCGTCTTCAGCCCGTGGAATTGAGCTTGGCCACAACGTACGGACCCCTAGCAGCTCCAAGCCTCACAAGAATTCGGAGGATAGTGCTTGTGGTGAGGAAATGAGGTGTGCTTTGCGAATGGAGATCCCGTCTCCAAACCTCACGAGCGACGAAGAAGTCCTTGTTTCCCCCGCGACGGATGCCTCCTCATCCGTCACAATCTGCCGCGCAGAATCAGATTCTTTGGGCTCGGCTCAGGCAAACGCACCAGAGGAGGCGGGCTCGGATGCGAAATCGTTCAGCGAACGGGCGGATGCGCTCGAAGGGCTGCTGGAGCTGTGTGCGGACTTGCTTGAGCAGAGCAAGCTGGAGGAACTGGCAGTGGTTTTGAAGCCATTTGGGAAGGAAAAGGTGTCTCCAAGAGATACAGCAATGTGGCTGGCTAAGAGCCTTAAAGGAATGATGATTGAAGACAGTGGGAGGCTTGCAtga
- the LOC121745365 gene encoding apoptosis-inducing factor homolog B-like: MEERQPELGGVWKRVVVVGGGVAGSLIAKTLQFNADVTLIDPKDYFEIPYASLRSKVEPAFAERSVIYHKDYLTNGRLIVGKAISISNSQVLTSEGHQISYDYLVVATGHSGSFPRTRRERLTEFRTEHEEIRSADSILIVGGGHVGVELAAEIAFDFPQKKVTLIHEGSRLMEFIGAKAADKALQWLKSRRVEVMLRQSIDLDNLSEESKTFETSSGERIRADRLFVCTGKPPASDWLKETFLKDSIDRFENVKVDENLRVKGYKNVFAVGDITDVKEIKQGYFAQQQALVAAKNLKVLMEGGQERKMAIYKARPGKIIVSLGRQDAVAQFQYSTWIGLVPGMIKSKDLFVWKTRKKLGLDPRIVDH; the protein is encoded by the exons ATGGAGGAGCGGCAACCGGAGCTCGGCGGAGTATGGAAGAGGGTGGTGGTTGTTGGCGGCGGCGTTGCTGGTTCGCTCATCGCCAAAACTCTTCAATTCAACGCCGATGTAACCCTCATCGATCC GAAGGACTACTTTGAGATTCCGTATGCGAGCTTGAGGTCGAAGGTGGAGCCGGCGTTTGCAGAGAGATCCGTTATCTACCACAAAGACTATCTCACCAACGGGCGTCTCATAGTTGGCAAGGCCATAAGCATCTCCAACTCTCAAGTATTGACCTCAGAAGGCCATCAGATTAGCTATGACTACCTCGTCGTTGCCACTGGCCACAGCGGCTCCTTCCCTCGAACCAGGCGCGAGAGGCTCACAGAATTTCGAACAG AGCACGAAGAGATAAGATCGGCTGACTCCATACTGATTGTGGGAGGAGGCCATGTTGGAGTGGAGCTAGCTGCAGAGATAGCTTTTGATTTCCCGCAGAAGAAGGTCACTCTCATCCACGAAGGGTCCCGGCTAATGGAGTTCATTGGGGCAAAAGCTGCGGACAAGGCCTTGCAATGGCTGAAGTCGAGAAGAGTAGAAGTTATGCTGCGGCAATCAATTGATCTCGACAACCTCTCAGAAGAAAGCAAGACATTCGAGACCTCATCGGGGGAAAGAATTAGAGCAGACCGCCTCTTCGTGTGCACGGGGAAGCCACCCGCCTCGGATTGGCTGAAGGAGACGTTCTTGAAGGACAGCATCGACCGGTTTGAAAATGTCAAGGTTGATGAGAATCTGAGAGTGAAAGGGTACAAGAATGTCTTTGCAGTTGGAGATATTACGGATGTTAAG GAAATCAAGCAAGGGTACTTCGCACAACAACAAGCTTTGGTTGCTGCAAAAAACTTGAAAGTGTTGATGGAAGGAGGGCAGGAGAGGAAGATGGCGATCTACAAGGCACGCCCTGGCAAGATCATTGTCTCGTTGGGAAGGCAGGACGCGGTGGCGCAGTTTCAGTACTCAACGTGGATCGGACTGGTGCCGGGTATGATCAAATCGAAGGACTTGTTTGTCTGGAAAACGAGGAAGAAGTTAGGTCTTGATCCTAGGATTGTGGATCATTGA
- the LOC121743327 gene encoding pentatricopeptide repeat-containing protein At1g05750, chloroplastic-like isoform X1 has translation MSIPAFKPLPLRQSPPIADSPDNRHLHRSSFRSSQNINHNNSLESYTASWTSSIAHHCKNGRLSKAILQFNRMRVSEIEPNHITFITLFSGCAHNPSQGSSLGPSIHGYVRKIGLDAANVKVGTSLIDMYSKIGEIESARLIFDHMEARNKVSWNTMINGYMRNGQFWDAVKLFDEMPERDAVSWTVLIDGFVKKGKFEVALGWFQEMQLAGADPDFVTIVSVLSAVANIGTLGLGLWLHRFVLKREFRDNIRVHNSLIDMYCRCGCVEFARQVFDTMLERSLVSWNSIIVGLACNAYAEEALRYFHLMQESGFEPDGVSFTGALTACSHAGLVEEGLKLFAEMTRVHKIKPRIEHYGCVVDLYSRAGRLRDAMRVVEGMPMKPNEVVFGSLLAACRASGDVDLAETVMNYIREMDPNGHFNYVLLSNIYAATGSWGGAGKVRRKMKDRGLQKHPGISLIEIDCTIHEFSAGDRSHFDAENIHKMLQLLSNEMRAFFNFLFVLKSWSLGLLRLMAIVMQRVGASRDPPELPILRQLVLAGGAVVRDQLLQSHLLLHLHEQLIKICSKSRKPYILHTCVCIQIYIYIYIYIQIYIYIYLFVHDLHGVGSPAAAFCKT, from the exons ATGAGTATTCCCGCCTTCAAACCACTGCCTCTCCGCCAATCGCCGCCGATTGCCGATTCTCCAGACAACCGCCACCTCCACCGCAGCTCCTTTCGAAGCTCCCAGAACATCAATCACAACAATTCTCTCGAATCCTATACTGCCTCGTGGACTTCTTCCATAGCTCACCACTGCAAAAACGGCCGTTTATCGAAAGCAATACTGCAATTCAATCGTATGCGCGTATCCGAAATCGAGCCAAACCACATCACCTTCATCACTCTCTTCTCCGGCTGTGCCCATAACCCATCGCAGGGCTCCTCGCTCGGTCCTTCAATTCATGGCTACGTGCGAAAAATCGGGCTGGATGCCGCTAATGTGAAGGTCGGTACATCTCTGATCGACATGTATTCGAAAATTGGGGAGATTGAATCGGCGAGATTGATCTTTGATCATATGGAGGCGAGGAATAAGGTGTCATGGAACACTATGATTAATGGCTACATGAGGAATGGCCAATTTTGGGATGCGGTCAAGCTGTTCGACGAAATGCCGGAACGAGATGCTGTGTCTTGGACTGTGCTGATTGATGGTTTCGTAAAGAAGGGGAAGTTCGAGGTGGCGTTAGGGTGGTTTCAGGAGATGCAATTGGCCGGCGCCGATCCTGATTTCGTGACCATTGTTTCGGTGCTCTCTGCTGTTGCTAATATAGGAACACTGGGATTAGGGCTCTGGCTGCATCGATTTGTTTTGAAGCGTGAATTTAGGGATAATATTAGGGTTCACAATTCGTTGATCGATATGTACTGTAGATGCGGGTGCGTTGAATTCGCTCGTCAAGTGTTCGATACAATGCTCGAACGAAGCCTAGTTTCGTGGAACTCGATAATAGTTGGCTTAGCTTGCAATGCATATGCAGAGGAAGCTCTGCGTTACTTCCACCTGATGCAGGAATCCGGTTTCGAACCAGACGGCGTGAGCTTCACCGGAGCTCTCACAGCATGCAGCCACGCGGGCCTAGTGGAGGAGGGGCTGAAACTCTTTGCAGAAATGACACGAGTTCACAAAATCAAGCCAAGAATCGAGCACTATGGATGCGTTGTGGATCTCTACAGCCGGGCGGGGAGGCTGAGAGACGCGATGCGGGTGGTGGAGGGGATGCCGATGAAGCCTAACGAGGTTGTGTTTGGTTCTCTGCTGGCCGCGTGCAGAGCTTCCGGTGACGTTGACCTTGCTGAGACCGTGATGAATTATATACGCGAAATGGATCCGAATGGCCACTTCAACTACGTGCTACTGTCGAACATCTACGCAGCAACGGGGAGCTGGGGCGGGGCGGGGAAGGTGAGGAGGAAGATGAAGGATCGCGGGCTGCAGAAGCATCCCGGGATCAGTTTGATTGAGATTGATTGCACCATTCACGAGTTCTCAGCTGGAGATAGGTCTCATTTTGATGCAGAGAATATACATAAAATGCTGCAGCTTTTGTCAAATGAGATGAG agcatttttcaattttctgttCGTTTTGAAATCATGGAGTTTGGGGCTTCTTCGGCTCATGGCCATTGTGATGCAACGGGTCGGGGCCAGCCGGGACCCCCCTGAGCTGCCAATCCTCCGGCAACTCGTTCTTGCCGGAGGGGCCGTGGTCCGTGATCAGCTTCTTCAaagccatcttcttcttcatctccaTGAACAGCTGATCAAAATTTGCAGCAAATCAAGAAAAccatatatattacatacatgtGTGTgtatacaaatatatatatatatatatatatatatacaaatatatatatatatatacctgtTTGTGCATGATCTCCATGGAGTTGGCTCCCCTGCTGCTGCATTCTGCAAAACATGA
- the LOC121743327 gene encoding pentatricopeptide repeat-containing protein At1g05750, chloroplastic-like isoform X2, with protein MSIPAFKPLPLRQSPPIADSPDNRHLHRSSFRSSQNINHNNSLESYTASWTSSIAHHCKNGRLSKAILQFNRMRVSEIEPNHITFITLFSGCAHNPSQGSSLGPSIHGYVRKIGLDAANVKVGTSLIDMYSKIGEIESARLIFDHMEARNKVSWNTMINGYMRNGQFWDAVKLFDEMPERDAVSWTVLIDGFVKKGKFEVALGWFQEMQLAGADPDFVTIVSVLSAVANIGTLGLGLWLHRFVLKREFRDNIRVHNSLIDMYCRCGCVEFARQVFDTMLERSLVSWNSIIVGLACNAYAEEALRYFHLMQESGFEPDGVSFTGALTACSHAGLVEEGLKLFAEMTRVHKIKPRIEHYGCVVDLYSRAGRLRDAMRVVEGMPMKPNEVVFGSLLAACRASGDVDLAETVMNYIREMDPNGHFNYVLLSNIYAATGSWGGAGKVRRKMKDRGLQKHPGISLIEIDCTIHEFSAGDRSHFDAENIHKMLQLLSNEMRYNCDFFPI; from the coding sequence ATGAGTATTCCCGCCTTCAAACCACTGCCTCTCCGCCAATCGCCGCCGATTGCCGATTCTCCAGACAACCGCCACCTCCACCGCAGCTCCTTTCGAAGCTCCCAGAACATCAATCACAACAATTCTCTCGAATCCTATACTGCCTCGTGGACTTCTTCCATAGCTCACCACTGCAAAAACGGCCGTTTATCGAAAGCAATACTGCAATTCAATCGTATGCGCGTATCCGAAATCGAGCCAAACCACATCACCTTCATCACTCTCTTCTCCGGCTGTGCCCATAACCCATCGCAGGGCTCCTCGCTCGGTCCTTCAATTCATGGCTACGTGCGAAAAATCGGGCTGGATGCCGCTAATGTGAAGGTCGGTACATCTCTGATCGACATGTATTCGAAAATTGGGGAGATTGAATCGGCGAGATTGATCTTTGATCATATGGAGGCGAGGAATAAGGTGTCATGGAACACTATGATTAATGGCTACATGAGGAATGGCCAATTTTGGGATGCGGTCAAGCTGTTCGACGAAATGCCGGAACGAGATGCTGTGTCTTGGACTGTGCTGATTGATGGTTTCGTAAAGAAGGGGAAGTTCGAGGTGGCGTTAGGGTGGTTTCAGGAGATGCAATTGGCCGGCGCCGATCCTGATTTCGTGACCATTGTTTCGGTGCTCTCTGCTGTTGCTAATATAGGAACACTGGGATTAGGGCTCTGGCTGCATCGATTTGTTTTGAAGCGTGAATTTAGGGATAATATTAGGGTTCACAATTCGTTGATCGATATGTACTGTAGATGCGGGTGCGTTGAATTCGCTCGTCAAGTGTTCGATACAATGCTCGAACGAAGCCTAGTTTCGTGGAACTCGATAATAGTTGGCTTAGCTTGCAATGCATATGCAGAGGAAGCTCTGCGTTACTTCCACCTGATGCAGGAATCCGGTTTCGAACCAGACGGCGTGAGCTTCACCGGAGCTCTCACAGCATGCAGCCACGCGGGCCTAGTGGAGGAGGGGCTGAAACTCTTTGCAGAAATGACACGAGTTCACAAAATCAAGCCAAGAATCGAGCACTATGGATGCGTTGTGGATCTCTACAGCCGGGCGGGGAGGCTGAGAGACGCGATGCGGGTGGTGGAGGGGATGCCGATGAAGCCTAACGAGGTTGTGTTTGGTTCTCTGCTGGCCGCGTGCAGAGCTTCCGGTGACGTTGACCTTGCTGAGACCGTGATGAATTATATACGCGAAATGGATCCGAATGGCCACTTCAACTACGTGCTACTGTCGAACATCTACGCAGCAACGGGGAGCTGGGGCGGGGCGGGGAAGGTGAGGAGGAAGATGAAGGATCGCGGGCTGCAGAAGCATCCCGGGATCAGTTTGATTGAGATTGATTGCACCATTCACGAGTTCTCAGCTGGAGATAGGTCTCATTTTGATGCAGAGAATATACATAAAATGCTGCAGCTTTTGTCAAATGAGATGAGGTATAACTGCGATTTCTTTCCAATTTGa
- the LOC121744277 gene encoding aluminum-activated malate transporter 2-like: MEVENQNQEKASIMQRVKGWFKAPIDKVSSTITGIGKEGKRLAKEDPRRVVHAFKVGLAIAAISLLYYFDFFFDGFGVNAMWAVMTVVVVFEFSVGATLGKGVNRALATLLGGALGVGTHDLASLTPEKAEVVLIGLSVCIIAATATFCRFFPKIRARYDYGFLVFILTFSLISVSGYRDDVVFDMAYRRLTTILIGGCVAILICIFVRPVWAGKDLHRHTAANIEKLACYLEAFGRVYFQESYNKNLAPLKDFKSVLISKGTEDSLVNFERWEPRHGKFRYRHPWNQYLKIGSCTRECAYKIDALNCYLVSDVQTPLELRTKIQDFCTKISSECALALTDVAIGLRTMTCPVASEKHIADAKAAGKTLKALLKTGLWHDTEFLDIVPVVTVASLLIEIVACTSKIADSVEVLATKAKFKKPDPGMNRQASREKVKRSPSIEASHSVNMVFE, translated from the exons ATGGAGGTGGaaaatcaaaatcaagaaaaagcGTCAATTATGCAGAGAGTCAAAGGCTGGTTCAAGGCCCCCATCGACAAGGTCTCGAGCACGATCACCGGCATCGGAAAAGAAGGCAAGAGACTAGCTAAAGAAGATCCGAGAAGAGTCGTCCACGCATTCAAAGTCGGGTTAGCCATAGCCGCGATCTCTCTCCTCTACTACTTCGACTTCTTCTTCGACGGATTTGGTGTCAACGCAATGTGGGCCGTCATGACCGTCGTCGTCGTTTTCGAATTTTCCGTAG GAGCGACGTTGGGGAAAGGAGTGAACCGAGCGCTCGCGACGTTGCTGGGCGGAGCGCTGGGTGTTGGGACGCACGATTTGGCCAGCTTGACACCGGAGAAAGCCGAGGTCGTTTTGATCGGGCTGTCTGTTTGCATCATAG CTGCAACGGCAACGTTTTGTCGATTCTTTCCGAAGATTAGGGCGAGATACGATTATGGGTTTCTAGTGTTCATCCTGACGTTCAGTCTGATATCGGTGTCTGGGTATCGAGACGACGTCGTATTTGACATGGCGTACCGGCGGCTGACCACCATCTTGATCGGCGGCTGCGTCGCCATTTTGATTTGCATTTTCGTCCGCCCCGTTTGGGCTGGCAAAGATCTTCATCGACACACCGCCGCCAATATTGAGAAACTAGCATGCTACTTAGAAG CTTTTGGACGTGTATACTTCCAAGAATCATACAACAAAAATCTAGCACCACTCAAAGACTTTAAAAGTGTACTTATATCCAAAGGCACAGAAGACTCATTG GTCAATTTCGAGCGGTGGGAGCCGAGGCACGGAAAGTTCCGGTATCGTCACCCATGGAACCAGTACCTCAAGATCGGGTCGTGCACCCGAGAATGCGCGTACAAGATCGATGCACTCAATTGCTACCTCGTCTCGGACGTGCAGACGCCATTGGAGCTCCGGACGAAGATCCAAGACTTCTGCACCAAGATCAGTTCCGAATGCGCCTTAGCCCTAACGGATGTCGCGATCGGGCTTCGGACGATGACTTGCCCGGTGGCCAGCGAGAAACACATTGCGGACGCAAAGGCCGCGGGCAAGACCCTCAAGGCCCTGCTGAAAACAGGGCTATGGCACGACACCGAGTTCCTCGACATTGTCCCGGTGGTGACAGTGGCGTCGCTGCTGATCGAGATCGTCGCGTGCACGTCGAAGATCGCGGACTCTGTGGAGGTGCTCGCGACGAAAGCGAAGTTCAAGAAACCCGACCCGGGGATGAACCGACAGGCTAGTAGGGAGAAGGTGAAGAGGAGCCCTAGTATTGAAGCATCACATAGTGTCAACATGGTATTTGAGTGA